In Porites lutea chromosome 8, jaPorLute2.1, whole genome shotgun sequence, the genomic stretch GCAAGCGCCGGAAATATCTGCACGATATCTGGACAGTGGAACTGGCAGCTTAAGTTATATAAGAGTAACTTAGCTATCAGAATCACAATGTCTTCGTTTAGACGAGAACTCGCCAGTCCACCGAAAATTTTACATTAAAACCCTGATAACTGTAACTCACTAATTAGCGTAAAATAACAACTGAGATCGAGAATTGTAGGCCAAACGAAGGTGAAAGTAAAGGGCAACGTGTTGCAAATCCACTCTAGAGTAAAGGGAATATTCTTTCATCTATGCCAAGCTTCCGAAATGCGGGAGCCGGAAAGCTGTTTCTTTCTTCCGTCTGGAAGGTCCTGCGCTTGATGCACTTGTGATGGTTTTGTCGACAATGATAGGGCTAATTTTACAGCGGATATACTTTTCTTCAAATTAATGTTCTCACTTGCGGTTTCCCCCTTTTAATTAAACGCGGTACAGCTTACGTGGTTTCATGACTACTGCGTTCACTTAGCCCATTTTTCAGACCTACCATCTTGGCATCTTGCACCTGTCCAGCCTCGACACAAGCAGTGATATCCTTTCTTGGTAAATCCTGATTGACAAGTTCCGTTATTTTTACACGGAGAACTACCACAAGGATTCTGGGGAAAAGATTATGGAAAAGAAATATTGCTTTATGCTTCTGAGCCTTTCTAAACCTTTGCGAGTGGTGTCCGCCTCATCATGATTCAAGGAAAATGAGTAAAGATTGGCAGAGCCCAACTCTAAGCGTCGGGTTTAGGGATAAGCCCGTCTTACATACATACGGGGGCGCTGTTTTGAGGTGTTTAACAAGTTAAATTGAATTTTTCATGTTATTTAAGTAGCAAAAGACGCTTTCTTTTGGGAGGCGCTTGCAGTTTAAGGGCGGAGGTAATGacaaaaattttcgatcttaaaataacaataaagtgaaatttctcaaaaacgGCTACAGTTGAAACAAAATCGTCTAAGGAGAAAAACTTGCTTTTCAGAGAGTAATTGAGAATGGCTGGCGAAAGGAAGAGACCTAGTGTAGTTGTCAGAtttagtggggggggggggggggggtggcaaCACGGCTACCATCATAAATGACGTCATTGGCCCTCAGCGCGTCAAATTCCATAATATTCAGATCATCCCGTGCAGTTATCACAGAAACTATCTACTCAATTTTTGAATATTGCAACAAAGCCCAGCCCAAAGCCTGAGATCCAGCCGTTTTTCTTTGGACGAGGCATTCGGTTATGGTATTAATAGGCTCTGAGACTGGATAACGTTAAAATTTAATGATCTTACGTTTGTTCCGCGGTAAAGGAAATTTGTTGCCTTCACAAAGTCTTCATCGTGTTCTTCGTGTGTAGAATTGTTCAATTCACAGCTGTATTTTCCATTTCcatccattttgttttcaaaattaaggCTGACACAATTGTGCTCGTAGTAACACCTCAACTCACACTCATCCAGATCGCGAACTTTTAAAGTTGTTATGTTGTGGTTCTTCAGGCGCTTGTcggcaaagaaaagaaaacttgggAACGCCAATTCACGACAAGGaacttaggaaaaaaaatatcagaaCTATATTTCTATAACTTGTAATAGAGTTCATTTGGGTTTCctattcaaatttaaataaggatTCCCTATATTGTTCAGCGGTTGGGCTGAAACGCGTTTCTCTCTCTGTAAATGAAATTATAGAACACTTTCTTCACTTTAGACTTCCATTACTTTGAAGTCTGCAAATGTGAAAGTTATCTCTCAACCGAGTCTGACGTCATATGCCCAGTGTCAGGTTAACTGAGTTTATACACCTTTTAAATGAAGCAGGTGAACGCACGATATGTATATATGTTGcagataattttttatttcaggtaatttttgttttttcctttgtctcAATTCATTACCATACATTACCATAttcaaaaacaatggaaaaataaaaattaactgagataaaaaattaactatacaacatatatatatatatatttaaggAATTTATTCCGACGTTTATAGAGTATAGTTTAGGCAAGTTTATTGCGTTGTACACAAATTTACCTATGAAAGTAGGGAGAAGATTGACTAGATATTAATTTAACTacgttttactgttttactGTTTCTAATTCATATTGCAAACGATATTAAACGGAAGATAGGCATCAAAACCTTTACAGAATAGCTGGGTAGCAAAACTGCTAACAAATCAGGTATTTCTTGTAAACCTTCgagttttaaaaaaggaactttttcaaaggaaatttttttaaccagaTCTACCAGATCGCACTTGAATTGGGCCGTTTGTATGATATTTAAACAGCCAGATC encodes the following:
- the LOC140946805 gene encoding uncharacterized protein, giving the protein MLANLLLFCIHFLLSTWKQVSACLNDVPCRELAFPSFLFFADKRLKNHNITTLKVRDLDECELRCYYEHNCVSLNFENKMDGNGKYSCELNNSTHEEHDEDFVKATNFLYRGTNNPCGSSPCKNNGTCQSGFTKKGYHCLCRGWTGARCQDDIDECDEKSHECSKNADCTNTMGSYRCKCKTGFYGDGYNCTDIDECQEKRCGTNAACNNTEGSFRCTCNFGYYGDGYNCTGIAVFYSVFSTGAL